A region from the Nocardioides coralli genome encodes:
- a CDS encoding WXG100 family type VII secretion target codes for MQIVLGHTTVDDALAAVGGAVAELAETRTSAARQVGLLLDGSWAGAAAASFDEAWQDWLAGEEEVREALGALRDALAATRRDLTATDTATAAGLDRLHGRLGG; via the coding sequence ATGCAGATCGTTCTCGGGCACACCACCGTCGACGACGCGCTCGCGGCGGTCGGCGGGGCGGTCGCCGAGCTGGCGGAGACGCGCACGTCGGCCGCGCGCCAGGTCGGGCTGCTCCTCGACGGGAGCTGGGCGGGAGCGGCCGCGGCGTCCTTCGACGAGGCGTGGCAGGACTGGCTGGCCGGCGAGGAAGAGGTCCGGGAGGCGCTGGGTGCGCTCCGGGACGCCCTCGCGGCCACCCGGCGCGACCTGACGGCGACCGACACGGCGACGGCCGCCGGGCTCGACCGGCTCCACGGGCGGTTGGGCGGATGA
- a CDS encoding BTAD domain-containing putative transcriptional regulator — MGIAVLGPLLIDGGKSTLARRERVVLAALALRVGEAVSSEQLAEALWRDRLPATWPKALQTAIVQIRKTLGPGAVETVGHAYRLALPRGEVDAREFERLVARARELLTQGEPDRATYLLDQALAMWRGEALVELSDWEPGRQEADRLGELRRDAEELRVDAALRDGRHGDVLVDARRLVEQAPLRERRWELLALAQYRSGQQADALRTLHQLRRTLVEELGIDPGPDAIELETRILRQDPDLQPEEATPTAARACPYLGLVPYDIADSDAFFGREKDVAACRRRLADTGVVAVVGPSGSGKSSLVRAGVAAALRADGERVVVITPGRRPLDALSAVPRDPRVVLIVDQAEEAVMAPDDPAQVEQFFAALTLHAAGGRLVVALRADRFGDLAAYAVFARLVEQGLFVLTPMSGDALRDAIEGPAQLAGLRLDAGLVELLVAEVEGQPGALPHLSHALRQTWERREGGVLTIDGYRSTGGIRDAVARSAERVYEELSSDQRVMLRDVMLRLVSPGPDGEPVRSRVPRRLLTADPEHDRMMERLVAARLVSSDDEAVELAHEALARSWPRLQGWLDEDTEGQRILRHLAIAADTWDSMGRPDDELYRGNRLAAALEWRDRTEPDLTPVEADFLDAGSRRHRAEKRSLLEQTARQARTNRRLRALLGVAALLLLVSAVTGTLAIGQANRAADVTRTADARRVAAQAQLAAGVDRSLALAAAAFGAEPSTESQAGLLAALTRFPELVAVRPVPGAWSGSSPDGSVAALMDYNHQVRFLDTETLRQLGQYDPYPGLAVQAVAGNVSPLAFSGNGSTMAVGVLTIEDEVVRLLDSATYAEARRQPGGQPPWAYPTDVQLSSDGRQLAVSVGVVQGPQQGENLIYLWDLARPARPSQVISLPGDTFFVAFSPDGRRLHASPGWNSDAPPGRWTWSTRTGELLGTSPDGGQGLSINQAGTLLGYAQGSTVVLVDEDTGEIEERLRGPQGQVRQVAFSPDGRTVAAIADDPAVFVWEVLTGDLLEEIVLEDQGHDVGFDLASDRLLVPNGSRLDVFGLTGLERYVARVRRGTPGTAGDFRVTRYGSPYEPVVATSSYEPARGASVLDIRSRVTEQPVAELGLSWAGNTFEPAWSPDNEHLAFVDSRDRLRVWNWREEELVTTRTFRASQLAYDEDGRRIFAVTPRGLVLLDAQDLLPVGSPIQLTNRVTDAALGAGDETAVLITAEPNNSAFGYTVTDRWRVVDLETGQTVRSGSLRQPGTALVLSPDRSRMAVSGPAGVEIVDLATAASTVSQDRTGAAEAEGQLPTFSPDGRLIATADGMGSVSLWDGRTAELLGTVQPGDSQVQPLFLDADTLFLQYSDGAAYIWRTSPEHALRTACRILDGGLDPTEWQEWFGERPYVDVCA; from the coding sequence ATGGGCATCGCGGTCTTGGGCCCGTTGCTGATAGATGGGGGGAAATCCACGCTCGCTCGGCGCGAACGCGTGGTCCTCGCAGCGTTGGCACTGCGGGTCGGGGAGGCGGTCAGCAGCGAGCAGCTGGCCGAGGCGCTGTGGCGCGACCGGCTCCCCGCGACCTGGCCCAAGGCGCTGCAGACCGCGATCGTCCAGATCCGCAAGACCCTGGGCCCCGGCGCCGTCGAGACCGTCGGCCACGCCTACCGGCTCGCGCTGCCGAGGGGCGAGGTCGACGCCCGCGAGTTCGAGCGGCTGGTGGCGCGGGCGCGGGAGCTGCTGACGCAGGGGGAGCCGGACCGCGCCACCTACCTGCTCGACCAGGCGCTGGCGATGTGGCGCGGTGAGGCGCTCGTCGAGCTCAGCGACTGGGAGCCGGGGCGGCAGGAGGCCGACCGGCTGGGGGAGCTGCGCCGCGACGCCGAGGAGCTGAGGGTCGACGCAGCGCTGCGCGACGGCCGGCACGGCGACGTCCTCGTCGACGCCCGTCGGCTCGTCGAGCAGGCGCCGCTGCGGGAACGTCGCTGGGAGCTGCTCGCGCTCGCCCAGTACCGCTCCGGGCAGCAGGCCGACGCGCTCCGCACCCTCCACCAGCTGCGTCGGACGTTGGTGGAGGAGCTCGGCATCGACCCGGGGCCGGACGCGATCGAGCTCGAGACCCGGATCCTGCGGCAGGACCCCGACCTCCAGCCGGAGGAGGCGACGCCGACCGCCGCCCGGGCCTGCCCCTACCTCGGTCTGGTGCCCTACGACATCGCCGACAGCGACGCCTTCTTCGGCCGGGAGAAGGACGTCGCCGCGTGCCGGCGGCGACTGGCCGACACGGGGGTCGTCGCGGTCGTCGGGCCCTCGGGGTCGGGCAAGTCCTCGCTGGTCCGGGCCGGCGTGGCGGCAGCCCTGCGCGCCGACGGGGAGCGGGTCGTGGTCATCACCCCCGGCCGCCGGCCCCTCGACGCGCTCTCGGCCGTGCCGCGGGACCCCCGGGTGGTCCTCATCGTCGACCAGGCGGAGGAGGCGGTGATGGCGCCCGACGACCCCGCCCAGGTCGAGCAGTTCTTCGCGGCCCTCACCCTCCACGCCGCCGGCGGCCGGCTGGTCGTGGCGCTGCGGGCGGACCGCTTCGGCGACCTGGCGGCGTACGCCGTCTTCGCGCGGCTGGTCGAGCAGGGCCTGTTCGTCCTCACCCCGATGAGCGGTGACGCACTGCGCGACGCCATCGAGGGCCCCGCCCAGCTGGCCGGGCTGCGTCTCGACGCCGGCCTGGTCGAGCTGCTCGTCGCCGAGGTCGAGGGCCAGCCGGGCGCGCTGCCCCACCTGTCCCACGCCCTGCGCCAGACGTGGGAGCGGCGCGAGGGCGGGGTGCTGACGATCGACGGCTACCGGTCCACCGGTGGGATCCGCGACGCCGTCGCCCGGTCGGCCGAGCGGGTCTACGAGGAGCTGTCGAGCGACCAGCGGGTGATGCTGCGCGACGTGATGCTGCGGCTGGTGTCCCCCGGTCCGGACGGTGAACCGGTCCGCAGCCGGGTGCCCCGGCGGCTGCTGACCGCCGACCCGGAGCACGACCGGATGATGGAGCGGCTGGTCGCGGCGCGGCTGGTCAGCAGCGACGACGAGGCCGTCGAGCTGGCTCACGAGGCGCTCGCGCGGTCGTGGCCGCGGCTGCAGGGCTGGCTCGACGAGGACACCGAGGGCCAGCGGATCCTGCGCCACCTGGCGATCGCCGCCGACACCTGGGACTCCATGGGCCGGCCCGACGACGAGCTCTACCGCGGCAACCGGCTGGCCGCCGCGCTGGAGTGGCGCGACCGCACCGAGCCGGACCTCACGCCGGTGGAGGCCGACTTCCTGGACGCGGGCAGCAGGCGGCACCGGGCCGAGAAGCGCTCCCTGCTCGAGCAGACCGCCCGGCAGGCCCGCACCAACCGCCGGCTCCGCGCGCTGCTCGGCGTGGCCGCCCTGCTGCTCCTCGTGTCGGCGGTGACCGGCACGCTGGCCATCGGGCAGGCCAACCGTGCCGCCGACGTGACCCGCACCGCCGACGCCCGCCGGGTCGCTGCGCAGGCCCAGCTCGCCGCCGGCGTCGACCGGTCGCTGGCGCTCGCTGCGGCGGCGTTCGGTGCGGAGCCGTCCACGGAGTCCCAGGCGGGCCTGCTCGCGGCGCTGACCCGGTTCCCCGAGCTCGTCGCCGTCAGGCCGGTGCCGGGTGCGTGGTCGGGCTCCAGTCCCGACGGGAGCGTGGCCGCCCTCATGGACTACAACCACCAGGTCAGGTTCCTCGACACCGAGACCCTGCGGCAGCTGGGGCAATACGACCCCTACCCGGGCCTCGCGGTCCAGGCGGTCGCCGGCAACGTCTCGCCGCTCGCCTTCAGCGGGAACGGGTCGACCATGGCCGTGGGTGTCCTCACCATCGAGGACGAGGTCGTCCGGTTGCTCGACAGCGCGACGTACGCCGAGGCGCGCCGCCAGCCCGGCGGACAGCCGCCCTGGGCCTACCCCACGGACGTCCAGCTCAGCTCCGACGGTCGCCAGCTGGCCGTCAGCGTGGGTGTGGTGCAGGGACCACAGCAGGGGGAGAACCTGATCTACCTGTGGGACCTGGCGCGACCCGCCCGTCCGAGCCAGGTGATATCGCTGCCCGGCGACACGTTCTTCGTGGCGTTCTCCCCGGACGGCCGCCGGCTCCACGCATCGCCCGGCTGGAACTCCGACGCGCCCCCCGGCCGGTGGACCTGGTCGACGCGGACGGGCGAGCTCCTCGGGACCTCCCCGGACGGCGGGCAGGGGTTGTCGATCAATCAGGCCGGCACGCTGCTCGGCTACGCCCAGGGCTCGACGGTGGTGCTGGTCGACGAGGACACCGGCGAGATCGAGGAGCGGCTGCGGGGCCCGCAGGGACAGGTGCGACAGGTCGCGTTCTCGCCCGACGGGCGCACGGTCGCGGCGATCGCCGACGACCCGGCGGTCTTCGTGTGGGAGGTGCTCACCGGGGACCTGCTCGAGGAGATCGTGCTGGAGGACCAGGGGCACGACGTCGGGTTCGACCTCGCCAGCGACCGGCTGCTGGTGCCGAACGGCTCGCGCCTCGACGTGTTCGGCCTCACCGGCCTCGAGCGCTACGTCGCCCGGGTGCGTCGGGGCACGCCGGGGACGGCGGGGGACTTCCGGGTCACGCGCTACGGCTCGCCGTACGAGCCGGTCGTCGCGACCAGCTCCTACGAGCCGGCGCGCGGGGCCTCGGTGCTCGACATCCGGTCGCGCGTCACGGAGCAGCCGGTGGCCGAGCTGGGCCTGAGCTGGGCGGGCAACACCTTCGAACCGGCGTGGTCCCCGGACAACGAGCACCTCGCGTTCGTCGACTCGCGCGACCGGTTGCGCGTCTGGAACTGGCGCGAGGAGGAGCTGGTCACCACGCGCACCTTCCGCGCCAGCCAGCTCGCCTACGACGAGGACGGGAGGCGGATCTTCGCCGTCACCCCCCGCGGGCTCGTCCTGCTCGACGCGCAGGACCTGCTGCCAGTGGGCAGCCCGATCCAGCTGACGAACCGGGTCACCGACGCAGCGCTCGGTGCGGGGGACGAGACGGCCGTCCTCATCACCGCGGAGCCCAACAACAGCGCCTTCGGCTACACCGTGACCGACCGGTGGCGGGTCGTCGACCTCGAGACCGGTCAGACGGTGAGGTCGGGATCGCTCCGGCAGCCCGGCACGGCCCTGGTGCTGTCGCCGGACCGCAGCCGGATGGCCGTCTCCGGTCCGGCGGGGGTCGAGATCGTCGACCTCGCCACCGCTGCGTCCACGGTGTCCCAGGACCGCACCGGCGCCGCGGAGGCCGAGGGCCAGCTGCCGACGTTCTCTCCCGACGGTCGGCTCATCGCGACCGCCGACGGGATGGGCAGCGTCAGCCTCTGGGACGGTCGCACCGCCGAGCTGCTCGGGACCGTGCAGCCGGGAGACTCGCAGGTGCAGCCGTTGTTCCTCGACGCCGACACGCTGTTCCTGCAGTACAGCGACGGCGCGGCCTACATCTGGCGGACCAGCCCCGAGCACGCGCTTCGCACGGCCTGCCGCATCCTCGACGGCGGGCTCGACCCCACCGAGTGGCAGGAGTGGTTCGGCGAGCGGCCCTACGTCGACGTGTGTGCGTGA
- a CDS encoding RNase A-like domain-containing protein codes for MILDVEAGSYVAAADAFRTGNHAVAEAHDLLVTGLAPLAGMAGDDASGTEFAAAYDGAADELLAGVRDAVTAFATLGRLTRESADNHRRAEARSLVGGSVVVEPCAPVADDADRAVLPTTLPTSLGGDLPALTPQQAWVLDHLEGFVWPDADVAALRAASAVWRRIGGSLRDAAGFAGVAATTLESQRSPEIPLAVDAASDLRATVDELADSCFGLGVKCEAYADAVEVRRAEVLALVHEVLRLVVEGVVIGAALAAVTAGAGAAVGLGAIAARVAKQSPRFLAVLASLRSTTSAIAASVRATRASVATQRARLDRFLGLPTRTEAGHLVLGPARWRRGWLRAHERGGGHTISKHVGQSEAQLAQRRAAEGLPYASSFRNQDEAETFVAAALRGNAQKVDDWMSGGGGRNLLVSHDLGRPVGISVGPAGPEFPTGLRVILRKDAGMPDGFRVVTGFPHPVGR; via the coding sequence ATGATCCTCGACGTCGAGGCCGGCAGCTACGTCGCCGCGGCGGACGCGTTCCGCACCGGCAACCACGCGGTCGCCGAGGCCCACGATCTCCTCGTGACCGGACTCGCCCCGCTGGCCGGGATGGCGGGTGACGACGCCTCCGGCACCGAGTTCGCGGCGGCGTACGACGGAGCAGCGGACGAGCTGCTCGCCGGCGTCCGGGACGCCGTGACCGCCTTCGCGACCCTCGGGCGGCTGACCCGGGAGTCGGCCGACAACCACCGACGGGCCGAGGCACGCTCGCTGGTCGGCGGCTCGGTAGTCGTCGAGCCGTGTGCGCCGGTGGCCGACGACGCCGACCGAGCGGTGCTCCCGACGACGCTGCCGACCTCGCTGGGCGGTGACCTGCCAGCGCTGACGCCACAGCAGGCCTGGGTCCTCGACCACCTCGAGGGCTTCGTGTGGCCCGACGCCGACGTCGCCGCACTCCGCGCGGCGTCGGCCGTGTGGCGCCGCATCGGCGGGTCGCTCCGCGACGCCGCCGGGTTCGCCGGGGTGGCTGCCACCACGCTCGAGTCCCAGCGCTCCCCCGAGATCCCGCTGGCCGTCGACGCGGCGAGCGACCTGCGCGCGACCGTCGACGAGCTGGCGGACTCCTGCTTCGGGCTCGGCGTGAAGTGCGAGGCGTACGCCGACGCGGTCGAGGTTCGTCGCGCCGAGGTCCTGGCGCTGGTGCACGAGGTGCTCCGGCTCGTCGTCGAGGGGGTCGTGATCGGCGCCGCCCTCGCGGCCGTCACCGCCGGCGCCGGAGCGGCGGTGGGTCTGGGCGCCATCGCCGCGCGCGTCGCGAAGCAGTCGCCCCGCTTCCTCGCCGTGCTGGCGTCGCTGCGGTCGACCACGTCGGCGATCGCGGCCTCGGTCCGTGCCACCCGTGCCTCGGTCGCCACCCAGCGGGCGCGGCTCGACCGCTTCCTCGGCCTGCCCACCCGCACCGAGGCGGGCCACCTCGTCCTCGGCCCTGCCCGCTGGCGCCGCGGCTGGCTCCGGGCCCACGAGCGCGGTGGGGGTCACACGATCAGCAAGCACGTGGGCCAGAGCGAGGCTCAGCTCGCGCAACGTCGCGCCGCCGAGGGGTTGCCCTACGCGTCGTCCTTCCGCAATCAGGACGAGGCAGAGACCTTCGTCGCCGCCGCCCTTCGCGGCAACGCGCAGAAGGTCGACGACTGGATGTCCGGCGGCGGAGGGCGCAACCTTCTCGTCAGCCATGACCTCGGTCGCCCTGTCGGGATCAGCGTGGGACCCGCTGGACCCGAGTTCCCCACCGGACTCCGCGTGATTCTGCGCAAGGATGCCGGAATGCCCGACGGATTCCGGGTTGTGACCGGATTCCCCCACCCGGTAGGGAGATGA
- a CDS encoding WXG100 family type VII secretion target, with the protein MTPERFRVDLDHLADVVAQLERDHARLVALADRLGARVARLHDDWEGAAAAAHLVAQARWDHGFAQMRTALAAMAGAAGTARRNYATAGETNLAMWRQVG; encoded by the coding sequence ATGACCCCCGAGCGGTTCCGCGTCGACCTCGACCACCTCGCCGACGTGGTCGCGCAGCTGGAACGTGACCATGCCCGGCTGGTCGCGCTGGCCGACCGCCTCGGCGCCCGGGTCGCGCGGCTGCACGACGACTGGGAGGGCGCCGCGGCCGCGGCGCACCTCGTCGCGCAGGCGAGGTGGGACCACGGCTTCGCGCAGATGCGCACGGCGCTCGCGGCGATGGCCGGCGCCGCCGGGACCGCCCGCCGCAACTACGCGACGGCCGGGGAGACGAACCTCGCGATGTGGCGGCAGGTCGGATGA
- a CDS encoding class I SAM-dependent methyltransferase yields MTRVRTEAPYSTELDRQLKAATRAAWAQGDYHRFAKATVWGGGEVLVEACGIRAGDRVLDVAAGTGNTAIRAAQRGARVIASDLTPENFEAGRREAAEVGVELEWVEADAEALPFADGEFDCVTSSFGALFAPDHQVVADELTRVCRPGGTIGMLNFTPTGLISDFFGALAPYLPPPPPGALPPPLWGDEDHVRSLFGDRVSDLRTERRTYLERAASPQAYCDLFTETFGPVAATYAALADDPERRAAFDRDFLAFATGANRTPDGPGAEYAYEYLVVVATRA; encoded by the coding sequence ATGACCAGGGTGAGGACCGAGGCGCCCTACAGCACCGAGCTGGACCGACAGCTCAAGGCCGCGACGCGGGCGGCGTGGGCGCAGGGCGACTACCACCGGTTCGCCAAGGCGACCGTGTGGGGCGGGGGTGAGGTGCTGGTCGAGGCCTGCGGGATCCGGGCCGGCGACCGGGTGCTCGACGTCGCCGCCGGCACGGGCAACACCGCCATCCGCGCCGCACAGCGCGGTGCCCGGGTGATCGCCTCGGACCTGACGCCGGAGAACTTCGAGGCGGGCCGACGCGAGGCCGCTGAGGTCGGGGTGGAGCTGGAGTGGGTGGAGGCGGACGCCGAGGCCCTGCCGTTCGCCGACGGGGAGTTCGACTGCGTGACGTCGTCGTTCGGCGCCCTGTTCGCCCCGGACCACCAGGTCGTCGCGGACGAGCTGACCCGCGTGTGCCGACCCGGCGGGACCATCGGGATGCTCAACTTCACGCCGACCGGACTGATCTCCGACTTCTTCGGTGCGCTCGCGCCCTACCTGCCGCCGCCACCGCCCGGCGCCCTGCCGCCGCCGTTGTGGGGGGACGAGGACCACGTCCGGTCGCTGTTCGGCGACCGCGTCAGCGACCTCCGCACCGAGCGCCGGACCTACCTCGAGCGGGCCGCGAGCCCGCAGGCCTACTGCGACCTGTTCACCGAGACCTTCGGGCCGGTCGCCGCGACGTACGCCGCGCTGGCCGACGACCCGGAGCGCCGGGCCGCCTTCGACCGCGACTTCCTCGCCTTCGCCACCGGGGCGAACCGCACGCCCGACGGGCCGGGCGCGGAGTACGCCTACGAGTACCTCGTGGTCGTCGCCACGAGGGCGTGA
- a CDS encoding haloalkane dehalogenase → MTDALRTPDERFRDLPDYPFAPHWTELANGLRMHHVDEGPADADPVLMLHGEPTWSYLYRHMVRGFADAGLRAVAPDLIGFGKSDKPRRRHDYSYQSHMDWLTEWLLAHDLRRITLVCQDWGSLLGLRLVAEQPDRFDRIVVANGFLPIADRPAPTAFRLWRGFAVRTPVFPAGWIVEAGTRRRLGRAERAAYDAPFPTRAHQAGARAFPALVPTTPDDPAVPANREAWRRLGEWEKPVLTVFGTGDPILGRADRPLQRHLPGAAGQPHARVSGGHFVQEDAGEEIVRRTLAWMAA, encoded by the coding sequence GTGACCGACGCGCTGCGCACCCCCGACGAACGGTTCCGGGACCTCCCCGACTACCCCTTCGCACCTCATTGGACCGAGCTCGCGAACGGGTTGCGGATGCACCACGTGGACGAGGGCCCGGCTGACGCGGACCCGGTGCTGATGCTCCACGGCGAGCCCACGTGGAGCTATCTCTACCGCCACATGGTCCGCGGCTTCGCCGACGCCGGGTTGCGGGCGGTCGCCCCCGACCTGATCGGGTTCGGCAAGTCCGACAAGCCCCGCCGCCGTCACGACTACAGCTACCAGTCACACATGGACTGGCTGACCGAGTGGCTGCTGGCCCACGACCTGCGCCGGATCACGCTCGTCTGCCAGGACTGGGGCTCGCTGCTCGGGCTGCGGCTGGTCGCCGAGCAGCCCGACCGGTTCGACCGGATCGTCGTCGCCAACGGCTTCCTGCCCATCGCCGACCGGCCCGCCCCGACGGCGTTCCGGCTGTGGCGGGGCTTCGCCGTGCGGACCCCGGTGTTCCCGGCGGGCTGGATCGTCGAGGCCGGCACGCGCCGCCGGCTGGGGCGGGCCGAGCGAGCGGCGTACGACGCGCCGTTCCCGACCCGCGCCCACCAGGCCGGCGCGCGGGCCTTCCCGGCGCTGGTCCCGACGACTCCCGACGACCCCGCCGTCCCCGCCAACCGCGAGGCCTGGCGTCGGCTGGGGGAGTGGGAGAAGCCGGTGCTGACCGTCTTCGGCACCGGCGACCCCATCCTCGGCCGGGCCGACCGCCCGCTGCAGCGCCACCTCCCCGGCGCCGCGGGGCAGCCGCACGCCCGCGTCAGCGGCGGGCACTTCGTGCAGGAGGACGCCGGCGAGGAGATCGTGCGGCGCACCCTGGCGTGGATGGCCGCCTGA
- a CDS encoding DoxX family protein yields the protein MNIFLWVLTVGLAVAFLGAGVMKLTRTKEDLHQAGMGWVEDFSQPTIRMIGVLELLAVVGLILPAVLDIATVVVPLAALGLVLLMLAAAGTHVRRGEWQYVGVTSTLLVLAAVVTYGRFGPAPVGG from the coding sequence ATGAACATCTTCCTGTGGGTGCTCACCGTGGGGCTCGCCGTGGCCTTCCTCGGCGCCGGGGTGATGAAGCTGACGAGGACCAAGGAGGACCTCCACCAGGCAGGGATGGGCTGGGTCGAGGACTTCTCGCAGCCGACGATCCGCATGATCGGCGTGCTGGAGCTGCTCGCCGTGGTCGGGCTGATCCTCCCGGCGGTGCTCGACATCGCCACCGTCGTCGTGCCGCTCGCGGCTCTCGGCCTCGTGCTGCTCATGCTCGCGGCGGCCGGGACCCACGTGCGCCGGGGCGAGTGGCAGTACGTCGGTGTCACGAGCACCCTCCTGGTGCTGGCCGCCGTCGTCACCTACGGCCGGTTCGGCCCGGCGCCGGTGGGAGGCTGA
- a CDS encoding nitroreductase family protein, which translates to MTPDQLPDHPTVPAPARPRPRPEESVARCREFADEMAGRRTIRDFSTEEIPLEAVREAVRAAATAPSGANLQPWRFVVVTDAERKRLLRQGAEDEERTFYEARASEEWLAALAPLGTDWRKPFLEEAPVVIAVFEVHGSTETPKPYYAKESVGLAVGLLLAALHRAGFATLTHTPSPMKWINQVLERPAHERPFVLIPVGYPAPDARVPDITRKPLSEVLVEL; encoded by the coding sequence GTGACCCCCGACCAGCTCCCGGACCACCCGACCGTGCCCGCGCCCGCCCGGCCGCGGCCCAGACCCGAGGAGTCGGTCGCCCGCTGCCGCGAGTTCGCCGACGAGATGGCCGGGCGACGGACGATCCGGGACTTCTCGACCGAGGAGATCCCGCTCGAGGCCGTGCGCGAGGCCGTCCGGGCCGCCGCGACCGCGCCCAGCGGGGCGAACCTGCAGCCGTGGCGGTTCGTCGTCGTCACCGACGCCGAGCGCAAGCGGCTGCTGCGGCAGGGCGCCGAGGACGAGGAGCGCACCTTCTACGAGGCCCGCGCGTCGGAGGAGTGGCTGGCGGCCCTCGCCCCGCTCGGCACCGACTGGCGCAAGCCGTTCCTGGAGGAGGCGCCCGTCGTGATCGCGGTGTTCGAGGTCCACGGCAGTACGGAGACCCCGAAGCCCTACTACGCCAAGGAGTCGGTGGGCCTCGCGGTCGGCCTGCTGCTCGCGGCGCTCCACCGCGCCGGCTTCGCGACGCTGACCCACACCCCGTCGCCGATGAAGTGGATCAACCAGGTGCTGGAGCGGCCCGCGCACGAGCGGCCCTTCGTGCTGATCCCGGTGGGCTACCCGGCGCCGGACGCGCGGGTGCCCGACATCACCCGCAAGCCGCTCAGCGAGGTGCTGGTCGAGCTCTGA
- a CDS encoding DUF1918 domain-containing protein, which yields MHANVGDRLVVESNKVDTPRREGEIVEVRGEGGGPPFLVRWSDGHEGLTFPGPDAHVVPAG from the coding sequence ATGCACGCGAACGTGGGCGACCGCCTGGTCGTCGAGAGCAACAAGGTCGACACGCCTCGGCGTGAGGGCGAGATCGTCGAGGTGCGTGGCGAGGGCGGCGGCCCGCCGTTCCTGGTCCGCTGGAGCGACGGGCACGAGGGGCTCACCTTCCCGGGGCCCGACGCGCACGTCGTCCCGGCCGGCTGA
- a CDS encoding contact-dependent growth inhibition system immunity protein has protein sequence MDTPLLENLLGAYFHPDWRHEGTEQQQIDAFLQADPELAEQLRKEVDHVLAGAPSDEALESVLWHKGSYYLGDPERGGPRAFLERIAERARTHGP, from the coding sequence GTGGACACCCCACTCCTGGAGAACCTGCTCGGCGCCTACTTCCACCCCGACTGGCGACACGAAGGCACGGAGCAGCAGCAGATAGACGCCTTCCTGCAGGCCGACCCCGAGCTGGCGGAGCAGCTGCGGAAGGAGGTCGATCACGTCCTTGCCGGGGCGCCCTCTGACGAGGCGCTCGAGAGCGTGCTGTGGCACAAGGGGTCCTACTACCTGGGCGATCCGGAACGTGGTGGCCCCCGCGCGTTCCTCGAGCGCATCGCCGAGCGCGCCCGCACCCACGGCCCCTGA
- a CDS encoding TIGR02206 family membrane protein gives MLATAEQFEPYGTAHLVAVLVLVGGAVGLAVAGRRVRDDRDRLGKVLAIAILVTTIPLQVLYFTPAYWDLQTTIPIQLCDVASVVAAYALWTRRWWAVALTYFWGLTLTPQAIATPTLEQPVGHPVFWLFWGMHIGTIWAAAYLTWGRRVTPDWRGYRLAVAVTAVWALAVFGFNLLAGTNYGFLNRKPGSATILDLLGPWPWYVAAEIAILLAAWALATWPWVRARSRAPADPVDSARR, from the coding sequence GTGCTCGCCACCGCGGAGCAGTTCGAGCCCTACGGCACCGCCCACCTGGTGGCGGTGCTGGTCCTGGTGGGCGGGGCGGTGGGTCTGGCCGTCGCGGGCCGACGCGTGCGCGACGACCGCGACCGGCTCGGCAAGGTGCTGGCGATCGCGATCCTCGTGACCACCATCCCGCTCCAGGTCCTGTACTTCACGCCCGCCTACTGGGACCTGCAGACCACGATCCCGATCCAGCTGTGCGACGTGGCCTCGGTCGTGGCGGCGTACGCGCTCTGGACGCGACGGTGGTGGGCCGTGGCCCTGACCTACTTCTGGGGTCTCACCCTCACCCCCCAGGCCATCGCGACCCCGACGCTGGAGCAGCCCGTCGGCCACCCGGTGTTCTGGCTGTTCTGGGGGATGCACATCGGCACGATCTGGGCCGCGGCCTACCTGACGTGGGGGCGCCGGGTGACGCCGGACTGGCGCGGCTACCGGCTCGCCGTGGCTGTGACCGCGGTGTGGGCGCTCGCCGTGTTCGGCTTCAACCTGCTGGCCGGCACCAACTACGGGTTCCTCAACCGCAAGCCCGGCAGCGCCACCATCCTCGACCTGCTCGGCCCGTGGCCCTGGTACGTCGCGGCGGAGATCGCCATCCTGCTGGCGGCGTGGGCGCTGGCGACGTGGCCGTGGGTGCGGGCGCGCAGCCGGGCACCGGCAGACCCTGTGGACAGCGCTCGCCGCTGA